GATCCAGACGGCGGGCTCGGAGAAGACGCGGTAGCCATACGTTTGCCCGATGTCCCGCTGGTGGTCCCATTTGGTTTCACCTTGACGGTAGCGATCAAGTTTGACCTGCTTGGCCTGCACACCAAGTTGCCGGGCGACAAAGCGCAACACATTGGGGGGCACATCGAGTGGATTGAGGAGGAATGTGCCCAAAAACCGCAAGGTCGTGAGCTGGAGGGCGTATCCGAGGCGATTATGCTTGCCTTTTTTCGAAGCGATCCGCGTGTGATCGCGGTCATCCAGAATGAAATACCGCCGGAGTTGCTCGGGACTGGGCGGTGCATTGAACTGGCCGTACTGATCGGTCCCTCCTGCGGCCAGTTCAGCAGGCACAGATCAGGCGGCGCGGCGCAGGAGACGGAGAATGGTACTGGGATGCACCTTGAAGAGCCGCGCACACTGCGCCGCAGTGTGCCGCCCAGAGTTCACCGCGTCACGGATTTCCTGCTCTTGTGTGGAGGTGAGCTTGCGTTTGCGGCCGCCCACCCGGCCTTCCCGCCGGGCCTGCTCCAGTCCGGCCCTGGTGCGCTCGCGGATCATGGCCCGCTCGAACTCGGCGAACGCCCCGACCATCTGCATCATCATCCGGCCTGCTGGTGTCGTGGTGTCAATGGCTTCGGTGAGACTGCGAAAGCCTGCACCAGCAGTTTCGATCTTCTCCATCAGGTGCAGGACATCCTTCAGGCTGCGGCTGAGCCGATCCAGCTTCCAGACGACGACGATATCGCCTGGCCGGAGCTGGGCGAGCAACTTGTGTAATTCAGGTCGATCCCAGCGGCCCCCGGACGCGTGTTCGGTGAATACGCGCTCGACTTCGGCATCTTTCAGGGCGCGGAGTTGGGCGGCGGTGTCCTGATCCTGCTGTTTGCTGACGCGAGCGTACCCAAGCTGCATAGCGCCTCCCCTTGTTGCGTCAGCCTATTGCCAATGAGGAGTATTGTGCAATATGGATGTGCAACGCGGGGAGGCGCAGCTGGTCAGAGGCCGAAACCTATTGCGGAAACGGCCGTTTCTGCAACCTTAGCGTACAGTCAGGACTGATCCGTGTCGTGACCCCACATTGGGCGGGTTGGAGGCTCCTGCAAGATGGGCATACCCGTGGCCGCTATCCGCTGTTTTTCCCGCCAAG
The genomic region above belongs to Deinococcus grandis and contains:
- a CDS encoding recombinase family protein, which codes for MQLGYARVSKQQDQDTAAQLRALKDAEVERVFTEHASGGRWDRPELHKLLAQLRPGDIVVVWKLDRLSRSLKDVLHLMEKIETAGAGFRSLTEAIDTTTPAGRMMMQMVGAFAEFERAMIRERTRAGLEQARREGRVGGRKRKLTSTQEQEIRDAVNSGRHTAAQCARLFKVHPSTILRLLRRAA